The sequence below is a genomic window from Peromyscus maniculatus bairdii isolate BWxNUB_F1_BW_parent chromosome 17, HU_Pman_BW_mat_3.1, whole genome shotgun sequence.
CAGCTAAAAGTCTAAACATGTCTGCTCTCCCCTTGTAGGTGCTGGTATTCTCACAAGTCTTGGCCGCAGAACAGACCAATACCGATGCCTCCAACATGGAGGATTCTGTCTCCGCTCCAGTTGCCCTTCTCATACCAGACTACAGGGAACCTGTAAACCAGATAAGCCCAACTGTTGCAGGAGTTGACAGTGATTTGAAGAATGAACATAAAAGACAAGTGAGGGATAAACCATTAGTATTTTAATAAAGGAAATGTTTTCAAAGCCTATTTATATCAAATCAAAATGAATTCCATTTCTCAgtttagaagaggtttttaaaaGTGTAAGGCTGAAGTACAGGGCTTAGAACAAGAGGTTGGAAAATCCAGAAAACCTGCTTGGCCCTGAGTAATGATGGTCACAATTTGAGTagtgtcatttttatttcatttttatcaccAAACTACAAGCATCCAGTGCAGGAAGGTCACACAGAACTGAACAGTGATCGCAGctatcagatctcctggggccAAACAGGATACTCTTCCATGGTCTCAACAGTCAGTTAAGTGAGGTTCCATATGCAGATCCAGGGCCGAGGTCTCTTCTTACAGGGCTTAGGGCAGTAATAAGTTAGCCTTAGTATCAGAACCTCATTTAAACTGTAAATTGTCCCATGAAAGCTTCTCTTTCATGGGTATTGGCTGGATTCCCAGatcagcaatttaaaaaatatttatgcacAGCTTTCAAGCCTAGCTGTCTATCACACATCTGTGTTAGGTCTGGGCCTTCTGTGGTTCAGGTCATCTCACTGCTGTGTCTACAGATGCCCACAAGTGGACAAAAGCAGCCATACATTCAGTTTTCCCAAAAAATTCGCTTCCATCTCTTGATGGCACACATAATGCTGTTGTTTTCTTAATCTGTCTCTGACACTTTATCATCTACTCTTGGCAGGTAGAAGATAAATAAAGGGTACTTGTGGCTCTATTCCTCAGGCCAAAATGAAAGTCCCATTGCAAAAAGAATTTATTTAGCAGTCCACAGTAATATTCATCAATGAGATGATCTTTTCTGTAGAGAAAAGCTGAATAAGGAAGATGTTAGCACTGGAGAGGACATTGACTGGACTCAAACATACTCAGTAATACAGACACAGTGGTTTaaatccatgcctttaatctcttccttaacacacacacacacacacacacacacacacacacacacacacacacacactttggtctATTAACTAGCCAAAGTTtgcatatatataaacacatgctTTTGTCTATTAACTGATATAAACCATGTTTCTGGTGTTTTTGTCTTAGAAATTATCTTCTCATAGAAATGTGAAATGAAATTAAAGAGCCAAAGAACAAGTCTTTGAGACTACTTATAGACGAGAAATAAATACCATAGCAGCTCATTACAATGGAAATAGAAGGCATTGTAATGGGAACAGACAAGGTGTGG
It includes:
- the Defb1 gene encoding beta-defensin 1, with the translated sequence MKTHYFLLVMLFFLFSQMEPGAGILTSLGRRTDQYRCLQHGGFCLRSSCPSHTRLQGTCKPDKPNCCRS